The segment AAATCCGGTGCAAAGTCCAGCAGGCGACTGCGGATGTCGGCGAGAGTGCGGCGGCTTGCGGGACAGTCGATCAAATCGATTTCATGGCCTCGCGATTCGGCAACCGCCGCGGCGGAAGCAAGCCAATAAGGGTAATACATAGTGCCGGACTTGATTACTCCCGGACTCCGCTGCGAACGGCTGAAACGCTCGAAATAAGGCGGATTAAGGAAGAGAATGCGCATAATCTCTATAGAAATTTAACATCGGACAAAAACAAATCGCAGCAGCGGTAACAAACGGGAAACAGGCCTCGGTGCTTTATCTCCTGCCGCCAACGACGGTATTTTTCGCCGTTCCAAATGTCCAAAAAGGACTGCTCGTGAATGTTGCCGCAAATATAATCGGGAAAATCCGGACAAGGCGTCACGTCGCCGTTCGGCAGGATGTACGACTTGACATAGATCGACAGGCAGGTACGGTGACCAAAGGTTTCGTGTATGTTCTCATAATAGGTCTCCACCTGATCCGTCTCGAGCGCCGGAGACAGCGAGACCGGCAAAGGCAGATCGGAGCTGTAAAGCTTTTCGAGCTCCTGACGAATCCCCTCGTACTTGCCGCGGCGCTCGGGATCGAAAATGACGCCGCTTTCGAAGGGCTGCCAGGACACTGCTTTGATGCCGAACAGCTGATGCATCAGGCGCTGATGCGCCGTGCCGGTCTCTTTGGTGGTAAACCAAGTCCAGTTAAAGTTGAGACTGTCGGCGCCAAGCTCGGCGGCGATTGCGGGCAGGAGCGATACCGTTGCAAAGCTCTCGGGACTGATGGTGCCGCGAATCCGTATCAGCGGCTTGGACGCGTTCCGCGCTTTCTTTTCGGCAATGACAGCCGCCAATCCGGCCTTCACTTCAGCAAAGACGCCCTGTCTGCCGCGCACTCGATCGTGGATTTCTTCCGGTCCGTCAATCGAAACGATGAGATCGTCCAGACCGCTTTCCACGATTTCTTTAGCGTGACGGCGCAGCAGCAGGCCGTTGGTGTTGATCTGCACCGTAAACCGGCGCGATTTTGCCGTCCGAACCAGGTCGAACAGCTGCGGATACAGGAACGGCTCGCCGCCCCAGAGATAGAGGTTGGGACGCGCCGGCGCCAGCTCGTCGAGGAGCCGTTCATAAACTTCAAGAGAGGTTCGCTGACGGAAAAACTCGGGCGGCGCATATTTGGGGTCGCCGGGAGCATGACCTTCGCGCGGCTGTCCGCACATGCGGCAGCGCAAATTGCAGGCATTGCTCAATCTAATGCAGACGGCATTGGGCGGCGCCGCGCTGCCGTTGCGGAAGTGATAATCCCATAATGCCCGCAGCCGAGTGCTCCAAGTCGTGCGCATCTTGTTGCGCGCCAACTCGGGATTCTTGAGAGCCAGCCGTGCGAGCTTTACAATGGTGCGCATAATCCCTTTCCTGTCGTTGCGGCTTCAAGATAAGCAATTTGCCTATGAACGTCAACCGAACAAATCCGAGTTCGGCACTTTGTCCGCAAAATTTACCGCTTGTCCAATTCCACGACAGTTTAGCCTTGGGAACCGCCCCCCTCTCGCGCCTTTTATAAATTCGGATAAAATTCACTATAAATCATAGTCGGGGAGAGACAAGATAAGCTGCTATTTTACATTGATTAAGTCATACTTGAAACCTTTCGGCGGTTTGGCAAACGTTACAATCCGCCTTGTTCCTTTCCGGGGTGCCGGCACAAGAATTGACTCTTGTCGTTCGGGTTTGGGCGCTTGCCGTTCGGCGAATGGTATATCCAAAACAGGCATAAATCTCACACAACCGGAGCAAAGCATCGAAATTGGCTACTGCACAGATTTCTTTAAAAGCCATCAAGCTCGAACTGCAAAGAACCTTGGGCGCCCCCTCCCGATTGTGGGCCTTTGCAGGCACCGTCCAGCGAGATAAAGGCCGCGCCATAGCACAAGCCTTTGCCGAGCTTTTGAAACGACAGGGTAAGAGGGTCGAGTTGTTGTCGGCGGATCGTCTTTTCCGGACCTCTGGGTTGGAAAAGACCTCCGCCGCAGCCTCGGAGCCGTCGGTCATGCCTTCCTATTCGCTGCTGAAGGAAACGGACAAGATTCTGCAGCAGGCGCTCCTCGGCCATGACGAGGTAAACGAGGAGACCCGTTTCATTCTCGTCGACCTGCAGTCGCGCTGTTCGGCGGCAGCCGTCGATCTCTTTTTGACCGCCGACCTTCCCATCTACATCCTTCAGCCTTCCGAAGCGGCGATCCGCAGCGCCAGGATCTTTTTCACCTACTGCCTCGTCAAAGCGCTCGACACCTTTTTCGACGACAAGCACCCGCTGATGCGCGCCATACTCGTGCAGTTGCGTCAGGGTACGCCCTTTTCGCCCGCGGTTCTGCAGCGGATCAAGGCGCTCGAAAAACAGTTCCCGCAGCAGGGCAAATGGCTGGAATCCCTGCTGAAGAGTTTTTCTCCCCAGATCATCCTCTGCGAAAGCGAACCGCACCAGCTGCGCGATTTTTCCGAACTATTCTTTGAACGATCGGTCGACATTTTCCCCCCTTCTTCCGGAATTTTAGGGGTAATTCATGAAAAAATGATGCAGACGACCGAGTGGTATACAGCGCCGAAACGGGCAGCGGAAAACGGCCCCTTGGAAGAGATCGAACGCATCATGCGCCGCAAGTTAAGCGCCGTCATGCAGTCCGGTACCTAATCCTTCCTGCAAAATCTCGCTTGCAAATTTGCTTATTTTCTTTATTTTTAATATGGTTGATACGTCGAAAATCAGCGCGGCGATCGACTAAACTCCTATGAGGTCATACCATGGCAAACATTTTGGTTGTCGACGACGAACCGGATTTCCTCGAGCAGATGCCCGCCATCATGAGCCGATGGGGGCACAAAACCTTTACCGCAACCGACGGATTTCAAGCGCTCGAAATCTTTGAACGCGAGTCGATCGACCTGATCCTTTCCGACGTACGCATGCCGAACATGGACGGCATTCAACTGCTGCATAAAATCCAGGACATCGATAAGCGGTGTCCGGTTATCTTGTTGACGGGTTATCCCGCTGACGAAACGGCCATTCAAGCCATGCACAGCGGCGCCGAGGACTATTTGGTCAAACCGATCAATTATGACGAGCTGCGTATCCGCATCGAGAAGAGCCTGCAGCGCAAGGCGCACATGGATTCGATCCCGTTTCTGCGCGGCTTGAACTGGGCTTTGGCGCTTTCGATCCCGTTCTGGCTGATCATCGGTTTTCTTTTAGCCAAACTTTTACGGTGAGCAGAGTTCATCTTATCCATACTTCTCTTATCGCGATTAGCTAACATAGAACATGGCGCCAAGTGTTACGACAAAGGCTAAACATGAAAGATAACTCATACCGCTAAATGAAAACAAAAAGACAGACGCAGAACCAACTGACGGGAAATACGATTGAGCGAAACGTTGCAACCAAGTGAAAAAGTCATGGAACAATCCTCTAAAATCGATCATACCTTTTCCTCGCAAATCTCCTCCGCCGCTCTGGTCAGCGTGTTGATTCGCAAGGGCGTTGTGTCGGCAGCCGAACTGCTGGAAGAAGAACGCCGCCTTCGCGCAGCAAATCGGTCGGAGCACGCACCGATCGAAGGTGAACACTCGCATCATCATTCTCGTTTGAAACGCTGGGCATCCAAACGGCGTTGGAGCCGACGTCTGACCCATTTCTTGTTCGGGTGGGAATTCAAGCGCGTCCGCGTCGAAAGTCACAAAAACAAAGAAACAGGCGATCGCGATTAGAAACCCGTCATTGCGCCGCGAACATCTGTTTGCTTCTCCCCTAAAAAACTTCTATATTATTCGATATACATCCATGAAAGCAAATGAGGTACCATGACAGAACCGATCAAATTGAATCTCTCATTACTGGGACCCTTCGTTACGGAAGAGCGTCTTGAGGCGTTGCAGCCGAAATTGGCGCAAGTGCACGCTTCATTATTGAACAAAACCTGTGCCGGCGCGGATTTTCTCGGCTGGCTCGACCTGCCGTGGAAGATGGAAAGCGAACTGGAACGCATCAAATCCCTGGCCCAAGAGATACGCAGCCGCGCCGATCATTTGGTCTGCATCGGCATCGGCGGCAGCTATTTGGGCACTCGCGCCGCCGTCGAATTTCTCTGCGATCCGTTTCTCGGCAATTCCTTTCTGCTCTACGCCGGACAAAATTTGAGCGCCGACGCGCACGCTTCGCTGATCGACTATATCTTGGATAAGCAGGTGTATCTCAATGTGATATCGAAATCCGGCACAACCACCGAGCCGGCCATTGCGTTTCGCCTCATCAGCCAGGCATTGGCCAAAAAATATTCCGTAGACGAGCTGAAAAAGCGCATCATCACCACGACCGACAAACGACGCGGCGTGCTTCGAAAGCTGAGCGATCAGCAGGAATACCGCTCCTTTGTCATCGAAGACGACATCGGCGGCCGCTTTTCTGTGTTAAGTCCCGTGGGACTGTTGCCCATCGCTGCAGCGGGTTATGACGTTGAGGCCTTGCTTGCCGGTGCGCGCGACATGGCAACGCTCTGTCGAGCCTCGGCCGATGTTTCCAAAAACCCGGCCGCAGCCTATGCCGCCGCCCGCTATCTGCTGCATCAAGAAGGCAAAAAGGTCGAGGTGCTCTCGTTTTTTGAACCTTCTCTCTTTTTCCTCGGCGAGTGGTGGAAACAGCTGTTCGGCGAGAGCGAAGGCAAAGACCACACCGGTCTCTTTCCGGCAACGGCCAACCTGACGACCGATCTGCACTCCCTCGGCCAATATCTTCAGGAAGGCGAGCGAATACTCTTCGAGTCCTTTATGACCGTTTCAGCCCGCAGGACATTGACCATCCCGCATTTCGAGGACGACGGAGACGGCCTCAACTTTGTCGCCGGCAAATCGCTCGACGAGGTCAACGAACAGGCTTATCTGGGTACACGTTTTGCTCACGCCGAAGGCAACCTGCCGAACCTGACCATCTCTTTGGCCAGGCGCGATGAATACACCTTGGGAGCTTTGTTCTACTTTTTCGAATTTGCGGTCGCCATGAGCGGTCTCCTGCTCGGCGTCAATCCGTTCGATCAGCCCGGCGTCGAAGCCTACAAGAAAAACATGTTCGCCCTGTTGGGAAAACCGGGCTTTGAAGAACAAAAGAAACTGCTGCTGTCCAAGTTTTTCGGGGAAGCCTGATGAATAAAGCAGATCAAGAAATATTGGTCGTCGATCGGGCGACCCTGTTTGCCGATTCTTACTTTCAGGGCTTTTGCGACGCCGCATCGATGGATTATCGCCGCATCATCGACGATAATTACTTTTACCTGCGGCGCGGTGATGTCGAACCCAACCCGGCTTACAAACAGCCGATCCCCTATGTAATCATCGCTCAAAAAGAGAGCCGATTGATCTTTGCCTATCAGCGCTCCTCGACGAGCAGCTATTCGGAAAAGCGGCTGCGCGGCAAATGGTCTTGGGGCATCGGCGGGCACGTCGACAAGGACGAGTCGGTGACCGGCGACCCGATTTTGGCGGCGCTGCATCGAGAAATCAGCGAAGAAATCGATCTGGTCAATTATGAACCGCCCATCCTTCTCGGATACATAAACGATGATCAAACCGAAGTAGGACAGGTGCACTTTGGTCTGCTGTTTCTCGCTTTTACCGAGGCGCGTAAAATAAAGCCCAAGGATAAGGAAATGTCATGGGGGGGATTTATGTCTTATGATCAAT is part of the candidate division KSB1 bacterium genome and harbors:
- a CDS encoding NUDIX domain-containing protein codes for the protein MNKADQEILVVDRATLFADSYFQGFCDAASMDYRRIIDDNYFYLRRGDVEPNPAYKQPIPYVIIAQKESRLIFAYQRSSTSSYSEKRLRGKWSWGIGGHVDKDESVTGDPILAALHREISEEIDLVNYEPPILLGYINDDQTEVGQVHFGLLFLAFTEARKIKPKDKEMSWGGFMSYDQLAEICALSDGNVESWSEIALEPLRRALGFDQE
- a CDS encoding response regulator codes for the protein MANILVVDDEPDFLEQMPAIMSRWGHKTFTATDGFQALEIFERESIDLILSDVRMPNMDGIQLLHKIQDIDKRCPVILLTGYPADETAIQAMHSGAEDYLVKPINYDELRIRIEKSLQRKAHMDSIPFLRGLNWALALSIPFWLIIGFLLAKLLR
- a CDS encoding radical SAM protein yields the protein MRTIVKLARLALKNPELARNKMRTTWSTRLRALWDYHFRNGSAAPPNAVCIRLSNACNLRCRMCGQPREGHAPGDPKYAPPEFFRQRTSLEVYERLLDELAPARPNLYLWGGEPFLYPQLFDLVRTAKSRRFTVQINTNGLLLRRHAKEIVESGLDDLIVSIDGPEEIHDRVRGRQGVFAEVKAGLAAVIAEKKARNASKPLIRIRGTISPESFATVSLLPAIAAELGADSLNFNWTWFTTKETGTAHQRLMHQLFGIKAVSWQPFESGVIFDPERRGKYEGIRQELEKLYSSDLPLPVSLSPALETDQVETYYENIHETFGHRTCLSIYVKSYILPNGDVTPCPDFPDYICGNIHEQSFLDIWNGEKYRRWRQEIKHRGLFPVCYRCCDLFLSDVKFL
- a CDS encoding glucose-6-phosphate isomerase — encoded protein: MTEPIKLNLSLLGPFVTEERLEALQPKLAQVHASLLNKTCAGADFLGWLDLPWKMESELERIKSLAQEIRSRADHLVCIGIGGSYLGTRAAVEFLCDPFLGNSFLLYAGQNLSADAHASLIDYILDKQVYLNVISKSGTTTEPAIAFRLISQALAKKYSVDELKKRIITTTDKRRGVLRKLSDQQEYRSFVIEDDIGGRFSVLSPVGLLPIAAAGYDVEALLAGARDMATLCRASADVSKNPAAAYAAARYLLHQEGKKVEVLSFFEPSLFFLGEWWKQLFGESEGKDHTGLFPATANLTTDLHSLGQYLQEGERILFESFMTVSARRTLTIPHFEDDGDGLNFVAGKSLDEVNEQAYLGTRFAHAEGNLPNLTISLARRDEYTLGALFYFFEFAVAMSGLLLGVNPFDQPGVEAYKKNMFALLGKPGFEEQKKLLLSKFFGEA